From a region of the Triticum aestivum cultivar Chinese Spring chromosome 7D, IWGSC CS RefSeq v2.1, whole genome shotgun sequence genome:
- the LOC123169904 gene encoding pathogenesis-related protein PRB1-2 has protein sequence MASSKSSLAMFALVIVMAVVAGVSAQNTPQDFVNLHNRARAADGVGPVTWDNSVARFAQDYANKRAADCRLQHSGGPFGENIFWGSGQSWTAANAVKSWVDEKRNYHLNSNTCDAGKVCGHYTQVVWRKSTRIGCARVVCAGNRGVFITCNYNPPGNFNGERPFLTLDAEAK, from the coding sequence ATGGCATCCTCCAAGAGCAGCCTTGCAATGTTCGCACTGGTCATAGTCATGGCCGTGGTGGCCGGCGTCTCGGCGCAGAACACCCCGCAGGACTTCGTCAACCTGCACAACCGCGCCcgcgcggcggacggcgtcggcccTGTGACGTGGGACAACAGCGTGGCCAGGTTCGCGCAGGACTACGCGAACAAGCGCGCCGCCGACTGCCGGCTGCAGCACTCCGGCGGGCCGTTCGGCGAGAACATCTTCTGGGGGTCCGGGCAGTCGTGGACGGCCGCGAACGCCGTGAAGTCGTGGGTGGACGAGAAGCGGAACTACCACCTCAACAGCAACACCTGCGATGCCGGCAAGGTGTGCGGGCACTACACGCAGGTGGTGTGGCGCAAGTCGACCCGCATCGGCTGCGCGCGCGTGGTCTGCGCCGGGAACCGGGGCGTCTTCATCACCTGCAACTACAACCCTCCGGGCAACTTCAACGGCGAGCGCCCGTTCCTCACCCTTGACGCCGAAGCCAAGTAG